One stretch of Streptomyces sp. NBC_01363 DNA includes these proteins:
- a CDS encoding enoyl-CoA hydratase/isomerase family protein has translation MKLSLSQYLTPNRRPGTVRTEREGAVLRVELDSPATGNAVTEAMLDDLLMVLAVPDPDVRVLVLSGAGDDFCLGGDRNEFADWLDDDPTGRGIRIAGDKARRVCEAISTNHAVTIARIQGKAIGAGLALALACDLRVGADTAGFRLPELALGLPTAWGGVLPRLIHEVGAARARELILTGRAFDAAEAHELSILQRIVPESDLDAAVTAWTKPIVRRPEAALRVTKALLNSYAAPTRLADPSVLDAELMATVAAATRRR, from the coding sequence ATGAAGCTCTCGCTCTCGCAGTATCTGACCCCGAACCGGCGGCCGGGCACGGTGCGCACCGAACGCGAGGGCGCCGTCCTCCGCGTGGAGCTGGACTCCCCCGCCACCGGCAACGCGGTCACCGAGGCGATGCTGGACGATCTGCTGATGGTCCTGGCCGTACCGGACCCCGACGTCCGGGTGCTGGTGCTCAGCGGGGCCGGCGACGACTTCTGCCTGGGCGGCGACCGGAACGAGTTCGCCGACTGGCTCGACGACGACCCCACCGGGCGGGGCATCCGGATCGCCGGTGACAAGGCCCGCCGGGTCTGCGAGGCGATCTCCACCAATCACGCCGTCACCATCGCCCGGATCCAGGGCAAGGCGATCGGCGCGGGCCTCGCGCTGGCCCTCGCCTGCGATCTGCGCGTGGGCGCCGACACCGCCGGCTTCCGGCTGCCGGAGCTGGCGCTCGGACTGCCCACCGCCTGGGGCGGCGTACTGCCCCGGCTCATCCATGAGGTCGGCGCCGCCCGCGCCCGTGAACTCATCCTCACCGGACGCGCCTTCGACGCCGCCGAGGCGCACGAGCTGTCGATCCTCCAGCGCATCGTGCCCGAGAGCGACCTGGACGCGGCGGTCACCGCCTGGACCAAGCCCATCGTGCGCCGCCCCGAGGCCGCCCTGCGCGTCACGAAGGCGCTGCTCAACTCCTACGCCGCCCCCACCCGGCTGGCCGACCCGTCGGTACTGGACGCGGAACTCATGGCCACCGTCGCGGCGGCGACCCGGCGGCGGTAG